The stretch of DNA CCGCGCGAGTGCTGGTGAGCAGCGGCAGCATGTTCTTCGCGAAGAACGACGCCACCGCGATCTTGCCCTCGTAGAAGGCGCGATCGTCACCGCTGGCCCCGGCGTCGAGCGCCTCGATGGCGACGGCGGCCTGCTGCTGCAGCAGCCAACCGATAACGAGGTCACCGACGCTCATCAGGAAGCGGACCGAACCCAGGCCAACCTTGTACAGCTCGGCCGGGTTTTCCTGCGCGCCCATCAGGTAGCCGGTCAGCGTGGCGGCCATGCCTTGCACGTCCTCCAGCGCGGTGGCCAGCAGCGCGCGCTCGGCCTTGAGCCGGCCGTTGCCCGCCTCGTTCTTGACGAACTGCTCGACCTGGCCGGCCACGTAGGCCAGCGCCTGACCCTTGTCGCGGACGAGCTTGCGGAAGAAGAAGTCCTGCGCCTGGATGGCCGTGGTGCCCTCGTACAGCGAGTCGATCTTGGCGTCACGGATGTACTGCTCGATCGGGTAGTCCTGCAGGAAGCCGGACCCACCGAAGGTCTGCAGGCTCTCGGTGAGCTTGGCGTACGCCTGCTCCGAGCCCACACCCTTGACGAGCGGGAGCATCAGGTCGTTGACCCGCACGGCCAGTTCGGCGTCCACATCGTGCAGCGCCTTGGCGACCGCGGAGTCCTGGAACGTCGCGGTGTACAGGTACAGCGCGCGCAGACCCTCGGCGTAAGCCTTCTGCGTCATCAGCGACCGGCGCACGTCCGGGTGATGCGTGATGGTCACGCGCGGCGCGGTCTTGTCCGTCATCTGGGTCAAATCGGCGCCCTGCACACGCTCCTTGGCGTACTCGAGCGCGTTCAGGTAACCGGTGGACAAGGTCGCAATGGCCTTGGTGCCCACCATCATTCGAGCCTGCTCGATGACGTCGAACATCTGCGCGATGCCGTCGTGCACCTCGCCGACCAACCAGCCAACGGCGGGCACGCCGTGCTGGCCGAGTGACAGCTCACAGGTGGCCGAGACCTTCAGGCCCATCTTGTGCTCGACGTTGGTGACGAAGACACCGTTGCGCTCGCCGGGCTCGCCGGTTTCGGGGTCGAAATGGAACTTCGGCACGAAGAACAGCGACAGTCCCTTGGTGCCGGGACCGGCACCCTCGGGGCGGGCCAGCACCAGGTGCATGATGTTCTCGCCGATGTCGTCGGCGTCGCCGGAAGTGATGAAGCGCTTCACGCCGTCGATGTGCCAGGTGCCGTCGGGCTGCTGCACTGCCTTGGTCCGCCCGGCGCCGACGTCGGAGCCCGCGTCGGGCTCGGTGAGCACCATGGTCGCGGTCCAGCCGCGCTCGGCGGCCAGCACGGCCCACTTCTTCTGCTCATCGGTGCCGAGGTTCCACAGGATCTGGGCCATGCCCGCACCCATCGCATACATGTACGCGGCCGGGTTGGCGCCGAGCACGTGCTCGATCAGGGCCCACTGCAGTGCGCGGGGCATCGGCATGCCGCCGAGCTCCTCGACAAGGCCGATCTTGTCCCAGCCGCCGTCGAGCAGCGCGCGCATTGACTTCTTGAACGGCTCGGGAAGCTTCACCTCATGGGTGTTGGGGTCGAACACCGGGGGATTGCGGTCTGAGTCGACGAACGATTCTGCGATCGGGCCCTCGGCCAGCCGGGCCATCTCGCCCAGCATCTCGGTCGCGGTGTCGGTGTCCAGGTCGGTGTATGCGCCCTCACCGAGCGCTTTGTCCACACCGAAGACCTCGAACAGGTTGAATACCTGGTCACGGACGTTGCTCTTATAGTGGCTCACAGTTCCTCCTCGTCGAGTAGCCACTTGTGGTTGGGTACTTTTGGCTAAGTTACCCACCAGTAACTGGACCGAACTATACCCATCAGTAACTACAACTCAAACCTTCCCGGAGCAATTTCCGATGGCTAAGTAACCCAGTGGTTGGCCGGGAGCCCAAAACCGCAGTTGACAGGTGTCTGAACTGCATATTCGCCCTGGTGTGAGCTTCATCACGACCTGTAGATAGGCTGTCCGGATGCTTCGCGTCGCGGTGTGGGGAACGGGCAATATGGGTGCCACAGCAATCAGGTCCGCGGTGGCCTTTCCGGGCTTGCGACTATCCGGCGTGATCACGTCTTCGCCGGATAAAGCGGAAAAGGACGCCGCGACCTTCGCGCGACTCGAGACCGCGACCGGCGCCTTGGCAACCACCGACGTCGACGCCGCACTGGCCGCGTGCGACGCGGTGGCCTACATGGCGTCGGGCGACATCCGGCCCGACGACGCCGTCAACGACATCGCCCGCTGCCTGCGGACGGGCAAGCACGTCGTCACGCCGTCCCTGTACTCCCTCTATGACCCGCGGTCCGCGCCGCCGGAGTGGGTCGAGCGCCTGACCGCGGCCGCCGAGGACGGCGGGGCCTCATTACTAGTCAGTGGCGTCGACCCGGGCTGGGGCAACGACGCACTGGCCATCATCGCCGCGGGGCTGTGCACCCGGATCAAGACCATCAACTGCCAAGAGATCTTCGACTACTCGACGTACAACCAGCCGTATGCGGTCAAGGTGTCGTGCGGGTTCGGCGGATCGATGGAAGAGGTGCCGATGATGCTGCTGCCGTCCATCCCGACCATGGTCTGGGGCGGCAACATCCGATTGATCGCGCGCGGTCTCGGCCTGGAGATCGACGAGATCACCGAGGAAGTCGAGCGGCTGCCGCTCGAGGAGTCCGTCGACACCGTGATGGGCCGGTTCGAGAAGGGCACGCAGGGTGCGTTCTGGCTTAAGGTGATCGGCAAGTCGAAGGGGCGGGAACGCGTCATCATCGACCACATCACCCGGATCCACCGGTCGTGCGCTCCGCACTGGCCGCAGCCGGATGAAGGTGTCGGCGACCACCGGGTGATCATCGACGGCGATCCGCAACTCACCATCGTCAGCCGCGCCGACGTCCCCGGCGGCACCCGCGCCGACGGCGGCAACACAACCGCCGCCAACCGTCTGCTCGGAGCCCTCAACTGGCTGGCGCACCAAAAGCCGGGCATCTACGACGGGCTGGCCGTGCCGATGCAGTCAACGCTGCCGCCTGAGGTGGAAGCTACGCGCTGGGCTGACTGACGTCTGCGACGGATTCTGCCTCGTCCGACGGAGATTCCGCATCGGGTAGCTGGCCCACGAGATACTCGGCCAGCCCACCGATGGTCGGATAGTCGAATACCGCGGTCGCATTGATCGTGAACTTGCCGCCGAACTGGCTGTGCAGCCGGTTGCGGAGTTCGATCGCCATCAGCGAGTCCGTACCCAGGTCCAGGAATCGACTGGTTGCGGCGGGCGGTTGCGCCAGCCGCAGGAAGGTCTGCACCTCGCGCTGAAGGAATTCGGTGACGAAGCCAGCGCGCTGCGGCACCGGTATCTCCATCAGCCGCTTGAGCAACTCACTGTCACCGGTCACTTCTCCGACGGCGCTGGGCAACACTAGGTCGAGGATGGGCGGCCGCGAACTGCCAAGCACCTTCGCCGCACGCTGCCAATTGGCATTGATGACAGTTGCCTGGCCCGTTCCATTCGCGACGACCTCGGCGAGGGCACCGAGTGCGGCCGAGGGTTGCAGCGGAATCAGGCCTTGGGCACTGATATTGGCGCTGGCGGTCTCCGAGGAGGCCATGCCGCCTTGTGCCCAGGGACCGAAGTTCACACCCGTGGCTGGCAACCCCTGCGCGCTTCTCCGCGCGATAACACCGTCAAGCAGCGCATTAGCAGTCGCGTAGTTGGACTGACCCGGGGAACCGAACACGCTGGACACGGAGGACGACACGATGAAGAAGTCCAGCTCGTCATCCCTCGTCAGAAGATCCAGGTGGAAGGCACCGAATGCCTTGGGCGCCAACGTCGTTCGGAATCGCTCCACGCTCTGCTGCGACAGCAACGCATCGTCGAGCACGCCCGCCAGATGTACCACTCCGGCCAGGGCCGGTAACTGCCCCCGAATCCGTTCCAGCAGCTTGGCAACCTCGGACTCGTCGCCGACATCGGCGGCGAAGGTGTGGATGCGGCACTTGTAGCGCTCGATGATCTCCTCGATCACCTGTTGCGCGGCCGCATCGGGTGCCCGCCGGCTGGTCAACACGATGTCACCGGCACCGCGTTGCGCCAGATACGACGCCGTGTGCAGACCGATCGCACCGAGTCCGCCCGTGACCAGATAGCTTCGATCGGCCCGCGGCTGCAACGGATTCGGTATCTGCACCACGATCTTTCCGATGTGCCGCGCCTGCTGCATGCGGCGGAACGCCGCCCTTGCTTCTGTCAGCGGATAGATCTCCGCGGGCAGTGGTGTCCATTCGCCGTTGGCCAGCCCGTCCGAAACTTCGGTCAGCAAGCCACGAATACGCTCGGGCTCTTGGAACGTCACCGTGTCCAGCGCGACGATCTCGTAGGCGATATCGGGGCGGGCCGCCGCCATCTGCTCAGGTGTCCAGATGTCGCGCTTGGCGATCTCGGCGAAGCGGCCATTTGTGGCGGTGGCCCGCACGGTGGCTTCGATGAAGCCCTCGTTGGTCAGACTGTTGAGCACCACATCCACGCCCTTGCCGTCGGTGTCGGCAAGGATTTGGTCGGCGAAATCCGTACTGCGCGAATCGTAGACGTATTCCACTCCCAGCTTGCGCAGCGTCGCGCGTTTGTACGTGCTGGCAGTCGCGAAGACGACAGCGCCGTGCTGTTGTGCCATCTGGATGGCGGCCAGGCCGACGCCACCGCTCGCGGCGTGGACGAGTACACGCTCACCGGGCTTCAGTTGCGCCCAGTCGAATGCGAGTCGGGCCGTGAGCGCCGCAGCGGGAATGGTGGCAGCCGCTACCGGGCTCACCCCGTCGGGAATCGGTGCCAGCAACTGCGCGGGCACGTTGAACCGCGTGGCGAACGCGCCCTGCATGAAGCCGTAGACGCGTTGACCGATCTCGAGTCCGGTTACGCCGCTACCTAATTGGGTGACGGTGCCCGCGAAGTCGCCGCCGATCGGTCCTGGGTCGCCAGGGTAGAGACCAAGGACGTTGAGCACATCGCGGAAGTTGAGGCCCGCGGCCTCCACCCGCACTTGCACGTACCCCACGTCCGGGTCCGGCACATCCGACTCGGTGAGACGCAGGTTGTCGATGGCGCCGCGTTCGGTGGGCGCCAGGACGTAATCGGTTGACCTTGGCACGGTGAGATGACCGCTGCGCGCCCATGGCAACAACCGTGAGGCCAGCAGCTTTCCTTGTCGCAGCGCAAGTTCCGGTTCGTGTGGGGCCGGGTCCTGGGTGGCGATGAGGTTCGCCAGTGCATGCACGGCTTCTGGCGATCCGTCACTGTCGACCAGTCTGCAGCGCAGCGCCGGTTCCTCGTTGATCGTGGTGCGTCCGAATCCCCACAGCGCCGCCTGCACCGGGTCGACCGGTTCACCGGATTCCGTGGCCACCGCCCGCTCGGTGACGATCCACAGACCATTCGGAAGTTTCAGCGTGCCGTTCTGCACGGTGTGCACGACGCTGAGCAGGTTGGCGATCTCGGTCTCGAGTCGCGCTGTGGCGTCGGCGGTCGATTCGTCTGGCCTCGGCGCGCTACCGTGCCACACGACGCCGGAAAACCCCACCCCGCGTTCGTGTGCCTGCGCGAGTACCTGGCCCAAGAGCTCTGCATCGACAGTCCGGTCGAACGGGATGCAGCCAGGCACCATGTCGGCCAATCCATCAAAATTGGCGATCAGCCATGTGCCGCTGACATTTACGTCGCTTGGCGCCGGCGGCGGAACCTCGTGCCAGCCAAGGGTGTAGAGCAGCCGGGTGGCGTCGCCGCCGAGGCCGCGCAACAATGCCTCACGCGGTGCGCGTTTGACAGTGAACTCGCGAATCCCGCCGAGCTGGCGGCCATCCCGATCGACGAAATCGAGGTCGAAGACCTGGGTTTCGCTGTTGAGTTCGCTGCTGCGCCAGCTTGCACGGCAATAGAACCGCCGAGGCATCTTCTCCTTCAGCATCACCTGGCCGTACCGCAGCGGCAAGAACAGATCGTGCACGCCCTGCTCGGCCGCGAGTAATGCGGGGAACGCCGGGAATGCGACGCCGGTGCACAGGTCCATCAGCACGGGGTGCATCGGCTCGCTTCCGAGCTGCTCGGCCAGTTCTTCGCCGACGAAGATGTCGCCGATCGCCTCGCCCTCACCGAGCCATAGTGACTTCAGGGAGCCGGACCAGGTCGGCCCCCACGCCAACTCCATGTCGGAGAAGGTCTCGAACAACTCCTGCGGGCGCATGCGGTTGCACCGCTCGATCACCTCGTCGATGGCGTCGGCTGGCGACTGCTCGTCATCGACACCGGTGACGACGGTGCCGTCGGCGTTCAATGACCAGTCGGCGCCGCGGTCACCGTACGGGCGGCTGTGCACCTGGAATTTCCACTCGCCATCGGTCCCGCTCGGGTGCTCCAGCGGGTGCAAGGTCAGCTGCACCTCGCGAGAACTCTTCTCCGGCAGGATGATCGGCTCGTAGAAGAAGACTTCCTTTGCCCGCGCCGGTGTACCAACTGCGGCCAAGGCCATCGCCGCGTATGTCGCGCCGGGGACGACAACGGTGCCGTAGATGACGTGATCGGCAAGCCATGGCTGCGACTTCACGGACAACCGGCTGGTGTAGACGGAGTCGCCGGAAGCGAGATCCTTTGCACTGCCGAGAATTCCGGATGCCGATGGGCCGTCCATCGTAATTGCGGATGTCTTGGGCCAGAACCGGCGGCGCTGGAACGGATAGGTGGGCAGTTCGACCCTGCGACCGGGCTGGTGATGCAGCACGCCGAAGTCGGGGTGGTGGCCACCGACGTAGGCCGCGGCCAGCGCGTCGGCGATTTGGCGTCGGTCACCAACGCCCTTGCGCAGCGAGACGATTGCCCGCGGCGCGGCCAGGTGCTCCGGCCATACGTGCACTGCGGCCCCGGTCAACACCGGTTGCGGACCGATCTCCATCAGCACCGAGCAGCCCAGCGCCGCCACCGTCCGCACGCTTTCCGCGA from Mycobacterium sp. JS623 encodes:
- a CDS encoding acyl-CoA dehydrogenase produces the protein MSHYKSNVRDQVFNLFEVFGVDKALGEGAYTDLDTDTATEMLGEMARLAEGPIAESFVDSDRNPPVFDPNTHEVKLPEPFKKSMRALLDGGWDKIGLVEELGGMPMPRALQWALIEHVLGANPAAYMYAMGAGMAQILWNLGTDEQKKWAVLAAERGWTATMVLTEPDAGSDVGAGRTKAVQQPDGTWHIDGVKRFITSGDADDIGENIMHLVLARPEGAGPGTKGLSLFFVPKFHFDPETGEPGERNGVFVTNVEHKMGLKVSATCELSLGQHGVPAVGWLVGEVHDGIAQMFDVIEQARMMVGTKAIATLSTGYLNALEYAKERVQGADLTQMTDKTAPRVTITHHPDVRRSLMTQKAYAEGLRALYLYTATFQDSAVAKALHDVDAELAVRVNDLMLPLVKGVGSEQAYAKLTESLQTFGGSGFLQDYPIEQYIRDAKIDSLYEGTTAIQAQDFFFRKLVRDKGQALAYVAGQVEQFVKNEAGNGRLKAERALLATALEDVQGMAATLTGYLMGAQENPAELYKVGLGSVRFLMSVGDLVIGWLLQQQAAVAIEALDAGASGDDRAFYEGKIAVASFFAKNMLPLLTSTRAVIDTLDNEIMELDEAAF
- a CDS encoding NAD(P)H-dependent amine dehydrogenase family protein; this translates as MLRVAVWGTGNMGATAIRSAVAFPGLRLSGVITSSPDKAEKDAATFARLETATGALATTDVDAALAACDAVAYMASGDIRPDDAVNDIARCLRTGKHVVTPSLYSLYDPRSAPPEWVERLTAAAEDGGASLLVSGVDPGWGNDALAIIAAGLCTRIKTINCQEIFDYSTYNQPYAVKVSCGFGGSMEEVPMMLLPSIPTMVWGGNIRLIARGLGLEIDEITEEVERLPLEESVDTVMGRFEKGTQGAFWLKVIGKSKGRERVIIDHITRIHRSCAPHWPQPDEGVGDHRVIIDGDPQLTIVSRADVPGGTRADGGNTTAANRLLGALNWLAHQKPGIYDGLAVPMQSTLPPEVEATRWAD